The Hymenobacter sp. GOD-10R genome includes a window with the following:
- the gatA gene encoding Asp-tRNA(Asn)/Glu-tRNA(Gln) amidotransferase subunit GatA, whose protein sequence is MRRFNSLTEVRNELTAGTTTCRQLVEYYLDNIQRESNLNAFLEVWPDEARAQADAVDAKLAAGTAGKLAGMVVGLKDVLAYKDHALQSSSHILDGFKSLFTGTAVQRLLDEDAIFIGRQNCDEFAMGASNETSYFGPVRNALDPTRVSGGSSGGSAVAVQADLCLASIGSDTGGSVRQPAAFCGIVGFKPTYSRISRYGLIAYASSFDQIGTLTRSVEDAALLLEVMAGPDEFDSTVSKEPVPAYSELLTPAPHYRIGYIRDCLERPGLNPEIKAATEEALDVLRGQGHVVEAVDFPYLDYIVPSYYILTTAEASSNLSRFDGVKYGYRAPDATDLESLYKKTRSQGFGPEVQRRILLGTFVLSADYYDAYYTKAQRVRRLIKEKTDELLRQYDFLVLPTTPTTAFHIGDVEQDTLAMYLADIFTVQASLAGVPAISVPSGTDSEGMPIGLQILSGAFREEHLLAFSKLVTESLTPALP, encoded by the coding sequence TTGAGACGGTTTAACTCTCTTACCGAAGTTCGAAACGAGCTGACGGCAGGCACTACCACCTGTCGTCAGCTCGTGGAGTATTATCTAGATAACATCCAGCGGGAAAGCAATTTGAATGCTTTCCTGGAGGTATGGCCTGACGAAGCACGTGCCCAAGCTGATGCCGTCGACGCGAAGCTAGCTGCTGGTACAGCAGGGAAGCTAGCAGGTATGGTTGTGGGCTTGAAGGATGTATTAGCTTACAAAGACCACGCTTTGCAATCGAGTAGCCATATCCTGGATGGCTTCAAGTCCTTGTTCACCGGGACGGCTGTACAGCGCTTGCTCGATGAGGACGCTATTTTCATTGGCCGGCAGAACTGCGACGAGTTTGCCATGGGTGCCTCCAACGAAACTTCCTATTTCGGACCGGTGCGCAATGCGCTTGATCCTACTCGGGTATCGGGTGGCTCTTCGGGTGGCTCGGCAGTGGCTGTACAAGCTGACCTCTGCTTAGCTTCCATTGGCTCTGACACGGGCGGTTCAGTACGCCAGCCAGCGGCTTTTTGTGGTATTGTAGGTTTCAAGCCCACGTATTCACGCATTTCACGCTACGGTTTGATTGCGTACGCTTCCTCGTTTGACCAGATAGGCACTTTAACTCGCTCTGTTGAGGACGCGGCGTTGCTGCTGGAGGTAATGGCTGGCCCTGATGAATTCGACAGCACCGTAAGCAAGGAGCCAGTGCCTGCTTATAGCGAGCTTCTTACCCCGGCGCCTCACTACCGTATCGGTTATATTCGCGACTGCTTGGAGCGCCCGGGCCTGAACCCCGAAATTAAAGCGGCGACGGAAGAAGCACTCGATGTGCTACGTGGTCAAGGCCACGTAGTCGAGGCAGTAGATTTCCCTTACCTTGACTACATCGTACCGTCTTATTATATCTTAACCACAGCTGAAGCTAGCTCTAACCTGAGCCGTTTTGATGGCGTGAAGTACGGCTACCGAGCTCCTGACGCTACCGACTTGGAGTCACTTTATAAGAAGACTCGCTCGCAAGGTTTTGGGCCAGAAGTGCAGCGCCGTATTCTGCTTGGCACTTTTGTGTTGTCGGCAGATTACTACGATGCCTATTACACCAAGGCACAACGGGTACGCCGGTTGATCAAGGAGAAAACCGACGAGCTCCTGCGGCAGTACGACTTCTTGGTGCTTCCGACTACGCCTACTACTGCTTTCCACATCGGCGATGTGGAGCAAGACACTTTGGCGATGTACCTAGCTGATATTTTCACGGTGCAGGCATCGTTGGCCGGGGTACCCGCTATTTCGGTGCCATCAGGCACCGATTCAGAAGGTATGCCGATTGGCTTGCAGATTCTCAGCGGTGCGTTCCGGGAAGAACACCTGCTGGCCTTCTCAAAACTGGTTACGGAGTCGCTCACCCCTGCTTTGCCCTGA
- a CDS encoding murein hydrolase activator EnvC family protein yields MRGRSNVWGIWLVVGLLALSQATAPLAQQRRRTASTKKSKAQLQRERQATLRRINETSRILAQTQRQKEASLGQLNALKEKLTVQQGVIRNISSELKYIESDVQQTETQVQHTSQSLKQLQEEYGRLVYASSKTANSYNSIMFLFAAESFNQFMQRLRYVRQYSEVRRTQAAQIASTQQRLTQQLTGLTEKKQEKSSLLSTQLSENRNLVSLKTQQDQVVTKLSQQEEQLRRELAERQQAVVRLDNLIAERVREEIARAARAAAARAAARAAARNSTATRRSPSSTSRTSAAEEAAVAAAERVDRVTLTPEAAVLSSSFAENQGRLLWPVARGFISQHFGRHAHPVLKHVIVENRGVDIQTNAGEPVRAIFNGKVLTVANIAGMNNIVMIQHGEYFTVYAKLRSVSVSEGEQVHMRQQIGTVYTNTEGTSELQFQVWRNSANLNPERWLGHK; encoded by the coding sequence ATGCGCGGAAGAAGTAACGTTTGGGGTATTTGGCTAGTTGTGGGGTTGCTGGCGCTAAGTCAAGCAACGGCACCCTTAGCGCAGCAGCGTCGGCGAACCGCCTCCACGAAGAAGAGCAAAGCTCAGCTACAGCGGGAACGACAAGCAACGTTGCGGCGCATCAACGAAACAAGCCGCATTCTAGCCCAAACGCAGCGCCAAAAAGAAGCCTCCCTAGGTCAACTGAATGCGCTGAAGGAAAAGCTGACGGTTCAGCAAGGCGTTATTCGTAACATCTCGTCTGAGCTAAAGTACATCGAGTCAGATGTACAGCAGACGGAGACGCAAGTACAGCACACTTCTCAAAGCCTAAAGCAGCTTCAGGAGGAATACGGCCGGCTGGTGTACGCTTCCTCCAAAACGGCGAATAGCTACAACAGCATCATGTTCTTGTTCGCGGCTGAGTCATTCAACCAGTTCATGCAACGCTTGCGCTACGTGCGCCAGTACTCGGAAGTACGCCGGACCCAAGCCGCACAGATTGCCAGCACCCAGCAGCGCTTGACCCAGCAACTCACAGGTCTGACTGAAAAAAAACAGGAAAAGAGCAGTCTGCTGAGCACTCAACTTTCGGAGAACCGCAACTTAGTCTCCCTCAAAACGCAGCAAGACCAGGTCGTTACGAAGCTTAGTCAACAAGAAGAACAACTACGACGCGAGCTAGCGGAACGCCAGCAGGCAGTGGTACGGCTCGATAATCTCATAGCGGAGCGTGTACGAGAAGAAATTGCCCGTGCCGCTCGCGCCGCGGCGGCTCGCGCAGCTGCTCGGGCAGCGGCTCGTAACAGCACGGCCACGCGGCGTAGCCCAAGCTCTACGAGTCGCACCAGTGCTGCCGAGGAAGCCGCTGTGGCCGCGGCGGAACGTGTCGACCGCGTAACGCTTACCCCCGAAGCCGCTGTTCTCTCTTCTTCGTTTGCCGAGAACCAAGGCCGGTTGCTATGGCCCGTTGCGCGGGGCTTCATCTCACAACACTTTGGCCGCCATGCACACCCGGTACTTAAGCATGTTATAGTAGAGAACCGCGGCGTTGACATTCAAACCAATGCGGGCGAACCAGTACGCGCTATTTTCAACGGTAAGGTGCTCACAGTGGCTAACATTGCTGGCATGAACAACATCGTCATGATTCAACACGGCGAATATTTCACTGTTTATGCGAAGCTGCGTAGTGTCAGTGTTAGCGAAGGAGAGCAAGTGCACATGCGCCAGCAGATAGGTACTGTGTACACCAATACGGAGGGAACATCAGAGCTCCAGTTTCAGGTATGGCGCAACAGTGCCAACCTCAACCCTGAGAGATGGCTTGGCCACAAGTAA
- the tatA gene encoding twin-arginine translocase TatA/TatE family subunit, with translation MNTSLLLFLGDIGGSELMLILVVILIFFGANKIPELARGLGKGIREFKDASREIRSEIENAGQPTQQHYNAPSYQQPAQPVYPGTPTEPQPYVGPEPTVAPPMDGGITPQTSERSRLDQTTN, from the coding sequence ATGAACACTTCCCTTTTGCTTTTTTTAGGTGACATCGGCGGTAGCGAACTGATGTTGATCTTAGTCGTTATCCTGATTTTCTTTGGTGCCAACAAAATTCCGGAGCTAGCTCGTGGCCTTGGTAAAGGTATCCGCGAGTTCAAAGACGCTTCGCGTGAGATTCGTAGCGAAATTGAAAACGCAGGTCAGCCAACGCAGCAGCATTACAACGCCCCTAGCTACCAGCAGCCTGCACAACCTGTGTATCCGGGTACCCCCACCGAACCGCAGCCTTATGTTGGCCCCGAGCCAACCGTAGCGCCGCCCATGGATGGTGGTATTACACCGCAAACTTCTGAGCGGTCCCGCCTTGATCAGACCACCAACTAA
- a CDS encoding twin-arginine translocase TatA/TatE family subunit: MTLASLFLIGNFGTTEILLIVVAIILLFGAKRIPDLFRGMGQGIREFKDASKEEKPEFRDRPVNPNDPTQPRR, translated from the coding sequence ATGACACTCGCTTCGCTTTTCCTGATCGGCAACTTTGGCACAACAGAGATTCTGCTGATCGTTGTCGCTATCATCTTACTGTTTGGCGCAAAACGCATTCCTGATCTGTTTCGAGGCATGGGACAAGGCATCCGCGAGTTTAAAGATGCTTCCAAAGAAGAAAAGCCTGAGTTTCGCGACCGGCCTGTTAACCCAAATGATCCCACCCAACCACGTCGATAA
- a CDS encoding GAF domain-containing DNA-binding protein, translating into MPSKSNSASEITRPLLSALRSVNEAERLEVLRNYQILDSPPEKVFDDLVRLAAYICGTPVSLVSLIDADRQWFKAQIGFEGIQSTSRDKAFCQYAMLADDVFEVEDTTKDPLFKSNPFVTDSASGIRFYVGAPLITPEGQPLGTICALDTVPRRLSDEQREAMRILAREVVAHLELRRARLQLEQEQQKLDGLLRMANDAAESMYLVSRAEIFIKQEQKLLRLKTADIRYVEALGDYVNIYTGRERFTVYSTMKELETKLPARDFARVHRKYIVRLDRIVSIEADAALVDTGRGTEANNLMPVPIGNSYKSSLLNRLNLL; encoded by the coding sequence ATGCCGTCGAAATCAAATTCTGCTTCTGAAATCACTCGACCTTTGCTTTCCGCATTGCGTTCTGTAAACGAAGCAGAACGCCTCGAAGTGTTACGTAATTACCAAATTCTTGACAGCCCTCCCGAGAAGGTGTTTGATGATTTGGTTCGTTTGGCTGCTTACATCTGTGGTACGCCCGTTTCACTGGTTTCACTCATCGACGCCGACAGGCAATGGTTTAAGGCACAAATTGGATTTGAAGGAATTCAAAGTACCAGCCGAGATAAAGCTTTTTGTCAGTATGCAATGCTGGCTGATGATGTGTTTGAGGTAGAAGACACAACTAAAGATCCGCTCTTCAAGAGCAATCCTTTCGTTACGGATTCGGCAAGTGGAATTCGGTTTTATGTCGGAGCGCCCCTCATAACTCCTGAAGGCCAACCTCTTGGTACCATTTGCGCACTCGATACAGTACCGCGCCGACTGAGTGATGAGCAGCGCGAGGCCATGCGTATTCTGGCCCGGGAGGTCGTTGCGCATCTAGAATTACGTCGAGCGCGCCTGCAGCTAGAGCAGGAGCAGCAAAAGCTTGATGGCCTACTCCGCATGGCCAACGACGCTGCCGAATCTATGTATTTGGTTAGCCGAGCCGAAATATTTATCAAGCAGGAGCAGAAGCTACTGCGCCTCAAAACGGCAGACATTCGCTATGTAGAGGCTCTCGGTGATTACGTAAACATTTACACGGGCCGCGAGCGTTTTACAGTATATAGCACCATGAAGGAGTTGGAAACAAAGTTGCCTGCGCGCGACTTTGCTAGGGTGCATCGTAAGTATATCGTTCGACTCGACCGCATTGTGTCCATCGAAGCAGATGCCGCGCTAGTCGATACAGGCCGAGGCACGGAAGCCAATAACTTGATGCCTGTTCCGATCGGAAATTCTTATAAAAGTAGCTTGTTGAACCGGCTCAATTTGCTCTAA
- a CDS encoding LysM peptidoglycan-binding domain-containing protein, giving the protein MKNVLVRTIAGLLLLLAFASPTVAQIVPEQNLGYERTDSVQLVLPDSLVAAPVVIDSVQLAWLRTPPTMRDLVADRIGCLETDVPHLFNNTVMSFVNYFTINNRAYTQRILERENLYFPLFEKYLAKYNLPKDLKYLAVVESALVPQARSRVGAVGLWQFMGPTANDFRLVRNDYIDERMNPEKSTEAACRFLRDLYRMFGDWELALSAYNYGSGNIMKAIRRAGGQRNFWAIYPYLPKETRNYVPTFTAALYTLKYAHEHGLHSDSLHYLYPEPTDTLIISGRSLDLRKFSAQFGLDSTEIARHNPEIKKAYLPETLRNYRLTVPACIRPELAAVDRTTLLDFCKVTVPPPALLMPRFPSLLDATATQPMLAATAPQADVRYRRVRHSVRRGENLASVAEQYNVTSTQIARWNNLRRGRALTLKQQLVVYLPTEQPSASASTSIAIRKLAIPTTLPLFGGKEAVATRKSIREPAVAVAAQKDSDAVAKTVPAPVKSAPIARVAKEPTSTPALLETAASLSTDSALTTYSVQRGDNLDKIARAHGMTASQLMALNHLRSANLSIGQKLVFYGSEEEESLPEPVVASNTNLPAAPARATAKASTKPATAPLPKIHLVQPGDTLYNISRRYHGVTVEQLRKLNHLKSDEVKPGQKLVLEQS; this is encoded by the coding sequence ATGAAAAACGTGTTGGTTCGTACCATTGCCGGGCTTCTGTTACTGCTCGCTTTTGCCTCGCCGACGGTGGCGCAAATCGTACCCGAACAAAACCTAGGTTATGAACGAACTGACTCAGTGCAGCTCGTGCTGCCTGATTCGCTAGTAGCTGCACCCGTCGTCATCGACTCGGTGCAGCTTGCTTGGCTGCGCACCCCTCCTACTATGCGCGATTTGGTGGCTGACCGCATTGGCTGCCTCGAAACTGACGTACCGCACCTGTTTAATAACACGGTGATGAGCTTCGTGAACTACTTCACGATAAACAATCGGGCTTATACGCAGCGGATTCTAGAGCGCGAAAATTTGTATTTCCCGCTTTTTGAGAAATACTTAGCGAAATACAACCTCCCGAAAGACCTGAAGTATCTGGCGGTAGTGGAGTCAGCCCTAGTGCCACAAGCACGCTCGCGTGTGGGAGCGGTAGGGTTGTGGCAGTTTATGGGACCAACTGCCAATGATTTTCGGCTCGTGCGCAACGACTACATTGATGAGCGCATGAATCCGGAGAAATCGACGGAGGCCGCTTGCCGATTCCTTCGCGACCTATATCGCATGTTCGGTGATTGGGAGCTAGCTCTTTCCGCTTACAACTACGGCTCGGGCAACATCATGAAGGCCATTCGCCGGGCGGGCGGACAGCGGAACTTCTGGGCTATTTACCCCTACTTGCCCAAAGAAACGCGCAACTACGTTCCAACCTTCACAGCCGCCCTTTACACGCTGAAGTATGCCCACGAACACGGCTTACATTCTGACTCGTTGCATTACCTCTATCCTGAACCAACAGACACCCTTATTATTTCAGGTCGGTCGCTGGATTTGCGTAAGTTCTCAGCACAGTTCGGGTTGGATTCGACGGAGATTGCGCGCCATAACCCGGAAATCAAAAAGGCCTACTTGCCTGAGACTTTGCGTAACTATAGGCTTACAGTCCCGGCATGCATCCGGCCAGAGCTAGCCGCAGTTGACCGTACTACGTTGCTCGACTTCTGCAAAGTAACGGTTCCGCCTCCGGCATTGCTTATGCCCCGCTTTCCTAGCTTGCTCGATGCAACAGCTACCCAGCCCATGCTGGCGGCTACAGCACCACAAGCCGATGTACGCTACCGCCGCGTGCGCCATTCCGTGCGCCGTGGCGAGAACCTAGCTTCTGTAGCAGAGCAGTACAACGTAACCTCGACACAAATCGCTCGCTGGAACAATTTGCGCCGAGGTCGTGCTTTAACACTAAAGCAGCAATTAGTTGTTTATCTGCCCACTGAGCAACCTTCGGCTTCTGCATCAACGTCAATAGCTATTAGAAAGCTAGCTATCCCAACTACCTTACCCCTATTTGGAGGTAAAGAAGCTGTGGCAACACGTAAGAGCATCCGGGAGCCTGCCGTAGCAGTCGCTGCTCAGAAGGACTCTGACGCCGTGGCGAAGACCGTTCCAGCGCCAGTCAAATCGGCTCCGATAGCCCGAGTGGCCAAAGAGCCAACGTCGACTCCAGCGCTACTGGAAACAGCAGCTAGCCTTTCCACCGATAGCGCACTAACTACTTACAGTGTGCAACGTGGCGACAACCTAGACAAGATAGCTCGTGCACACGGCATGACCGCTTCCCAACTCATGGCCTTAAACCATCTTCGGTCGGCAAACCTAAGTATAGGTCAAAAACTAGTGTTCTACGGCTCAGAGGAAGAGGAATCTCTCCCAGAGCCAGTAGTAGCTAGCAACACAAACTTACCGGCGGCACCCGCTCGCGCTACTGCTAAAGCTTCAACAAAACCAGCTACTGCACCATTACCCAAAATACACTTAGTACAACCGGGCGATACGCTTTACAATATTTCACGGCGCTATCATGGCGTTACGGTAGAGCAACTTCGCAAGCTTAACCATTTAAAATCGGATGAAGTGAAGCCTGGGCAGAAGTTGGTGCTGGAGCAAAGCTAG
- a CDS encoding DUF4292 domain-containing protein: MNRCFPLVLFLAAFLLGSCARKTVPTASKNPSTTPAPVADVARASSVDFRYLSAKGKAQIEQEGNKLPTANLTLRVRKDSIIWLSVSVAGFEGARAYITRDSVRVLNKLQREYYAGDFAYLSQRLNVPVTFDQVQAILLGNYLLAPTGSTPEVTTEGTTQRVQFQQASLLVEQLINLGQQKVQKLNVKDSQSQNNVTVDFSDFRAVAPANQLFAYNVVLQIQQAQGPTSSATINYRNVDVDKERLAFPFSVPSGYARKK; encoded by the coding sequence ATGAATAGATGCTTCCCGCTGGTGTTGTTCCTAGCAGCCTTTTTACTAGGAAGCTGCGCTCGTAAGACCGTTCCAACGGCTTCGAAGAACCCTAGCACCACACCAGCTCCAGTAGCAGATGTTGCCCGGGCGTCCAGCGTAGATTTCCGCTACTTATCAGCCAAGGGGAAAGCACAAATTGAACAAGAAGGCAATAAGCTTCCGACAGCCAACCTGACGCTGCGAGTGCGCAAAGACAGTATTATTTGGCTCTCGGTTTCGGTAGCTGGTTTTGAAGGAGCGCGTGCCTACATCACTCGCGACTCTGTGCGGGTTCTTAACAAACTGCAACGGGAGTACTACGCAGGCGATTTTGCCTACCTCAGCCAGCGGTTAAATGTGCCTGTTACCTTCGACCAGGTGCAAGCCATTTTGCTAGGTAACTACTTACTCGCTCCTACTGGCTCTACCCCGGAGGTTACAACGGAAGGTACCACACAGCGTGTGCAGTTCCAACAGGCAAGTTTGCTAGTCGAGCAGCTCATCAATCTAGGTCAGCAGAAGGTGCAAAAGCTCAACGTGAAAGATTCGCAAAGTCAAAATAATGTGACAGTTGACTTTAGCGACTTTCGTGCTGTGGCGCCTGCTAATCAACTGTTTGCTTACAACGTAGTGCTCCAAATTCAACAAGCACAAGGGCCTACCTCCTCAGCAACTATTAACTACCGCAACGTGGACGTAGACAAAGAACGCCTTGCGTTTCCTTTCTCCGTGCCTTCTGGTTATGCGCGGAAGAAGTAA